A single window of Martelella sp. NC20 DNA harbors:
- a CDS encoding BA14K family protein, which yields MARKTVAAAIASAVVAASALPAQSMPISMNPTGVASSNIELVDGRGWDRNRHQAYNGGRNNNNYGNRGGYYNGYGNRGGNYHHGGRRPPPPGPNWGWDDNNDSWVPLAIFGAGALIIGGAIAAGNNNRPQQTNGLNPKHYAWCDNRYRSYRSYDNTFQPYNGPRQQCLSPYY from the coding sequence ATGGCAAGAAAAACGGTCGCAGCAGCGATTGCATCCGCCGTGGTCGCGGCGAGCGCTCTGCCGGCACAGTCCATGCCGATCTCCATGAACCCGACGGGCGTCGCCAGCTCGAATATCGAACTGGTCGATGGCCGGGGCTGGGATCGCAACCGGCACCAGGCTTATAATGGCGGCCGCAACAACAACAATTACGGCAATCGCGGCGGCTATTACAACGGCTACGGTAATCGTGGCGGCAACTACCACCATGGCGGTCGTCGTCCGCCGCCTCCGGGCCCGAACTGGGGCTGGGATGACAACAATGATTCCTGGGTGCCGCTCGCCATTTTCGGCGCCGGCGCGCTGATCATCGGCGGGGCGATTGCTGCCGGAAACAACAACCGTCCGCAGCAGACCAACGGGCTGAACCCCAAGCATTATGCCTGGTGCGATAACCGTTATCGCTCCTACCGGAGCTACGACAACACCTTCCAGCCTTATAACGGGCCGCGCCAGCAGTGCCTGTCGCCCTACTACTGA
- a CDS encoding nuclear transport factor 2 family protein translates to MLDLPKPIAAYLAADAGDTDAIKQCFAEDATVRDEGKTHTGRAAIAAWKARTASEYQYTSTPVAARTDSGRHVVTAHVAGNFPGSPVDLDYAFTLENDLIRTLEIG, encoded by the coding sequence ATGCTCGACCTACCGAAACCGATCGCCGCCTACCTGGCCGCCGATGCCGGCGATACCGATGCCATAAAGCAGTGCTTTGCCGAAGATGCCACCGTGCGCGACGAGGGCAAGACCCACACCGGAAGGGCGGCGATCGCCGCATGGAAGGCAAGGACAGCCAGCGAATATCAGTACACCAGCACGCCGGTCGCCGCCAGAACCGATAGTGGCAGGCACGTCGTCACCGCGCATGTCGCGGGCAATTTCCCCGGCAGCCCGGTCGATCTCGACTATGCCTTTACCCTGGAGAACGACCTTATCCGGACGCTGGAGATCGGCTAG
- a CDS encoding winged helix-turn-helix transcriptional regulator, with the protein MTSTNEKVGYSPESKHEHTRESAAEGVEAALRFLEGRWKLVILFHLFGGTVMRFSELERAIPEVSQKMLIQQLRALETDGIVRRVVYPEVPPRVEYRLTDWGQALCPALDALLTWAGQKPEFRSP; encoded by the coding sequence ATGACAAGTACGAACGAAAAAGTTGGGTACTCACCCGAAAGTAAGCATGAACACACGCGCGAATCTGCGGCTGAGGGCGTGGAAGCCGCGCTGCGTTTTCTGGAAGGTCGATGGAAACTGGTGATCCTGTTCCACCTGTTCGGCGGCACGGTGATGCGGTTTTCGGAGCTGGAAAGGGCGATCCCGGAGGTTTCGCAGAAAATGCTGATCCAGCAGCTTCGCGCGCTGGAGACCGACGGCATTGTGCGCCGGGTGGTCTATCCCGAGGTGCCGCCAAGGGTGGAATATCGCCTCACCGACTGGGGGCAGGCGCTTTGCCCCGCGCTCGACGCGCTTTTGACCTGGGCGGGGCAGAAGCCCGAATTTCGTAGCCCGTGA
- a CDS encoding ATP-dependent Clp protease proteolytic subunit, which produces MSEEDDDKTTELPLGKEAEANLFKSRSIFIYGPITQELAQRVCSQLVAMAAVSDEDIRVFVNSPGGHVESGDSVHDLVKFIKPKVIMIGSGWVASAGALIFAAAPKEDRICLPNTRFLLHQPSGGTRGPASDIEIQAREIIKMNERLIRIFSKATGQSEEKIAKDIDRDYWLSAEEAIEYGLVSRIVTSQSEI; this is translated from the coding sequence ATGAGCGAAGAAGACGACGACAAGACGACCGAACTGCCTCTGGGCAAGGAGGCGGAAGCCAACCTGTTCAAATCGCGCTCGATCTTCATCTATGGCCCGATCACGCAGGAACTCGCTCAGCGCGTGTGCTCGCAGCTTGTCGCAATGGCCGCCGTTTCCGACGAGGATATCCGCGTCTTCGTGAACTCGCCGGGTGGTCATGTCGAATCGGGCGATTCGGTCCACGATCTGGTCAAGTTCATCAAGCCGAAGGTGATCATGATCGGCTCGGGCTGGGTCGCTTCCGCCGGCGCATTGATCTTTGCGGCAGCGCCGAAGGAAGATCGCATCTGCCTGCCCAATACCCGTTTCCTGCTGCACCAGCCCTCCGGCGGCACCCGCGGCCCGGCTTCCGATATCGAGATCCAGGCCCGCGAGATCATCAAGATGAACGAGCGGCTGATCAGGATTTTCTCGAAGGCCACCGGTCAGTCGGAGGAAAAGATCGCCAAGGATATCGACCGCGATTACTGGCTTTCGGCCGAGGAAGCGATCGAATACGGCCTGGTCTCGCGCATTGTGACCAGCCAGAGCGAAATCTGA